A genomic window from Desulfurococcaceae archaeon includes:
- a CDS encoding 4Fe-4S binding protein: MRVIKPLGNHKLPLTKPMIGVAGKTGLWRNLRPVVSVEKCTRCYQCEIFCPVSTIEVEPETGAVVDYEYCKGCGVCADICPARSITMVPETGE, translated from the coding sequence GTGAGGGTTATAAAACCTCTTGGTAATCATAAGCTACCGCTCACGAAGCCCATGATCGGCGTAGCGGGGAAAACCGGGCTGTGGAGGAACTTAAGGCCTGTAGTTAGCGTAGAAAAATGCACTAGGTGTTACCAGTGCGAAATATTCTGCCCAGTTAGCACCATAGAGGTTGAACCCGAAACAGGCGCGGTAGTTGACTATGAATACTGCAAGGGGTGTGGAGTATGCGCGGATATCTGTCCTGCAAGATCCATAACAATGGTACCCGAAACGGGTGAATAG